A stretch of DNA from Bdellovibrionota bacterium:
ATTCGTAACATTCGCTGACTCGGGCAATTTCTCGGATGTAGTTGAAGAGGAAGTTGTTTCCCTTCCAAAACTGGAGCCATCCGGAAAGCGTGGCAAACCCAGCCAGTGCCGTCACGGGAGTGCCGTTCGGATCTTGCCCGGCGATTTTCGTTCCCACCGCGTCAATCTTGTAATTGGCGGTCAGGATCTCAGTGTAATCGTTGTCGTTCATGATGATATACGCCGCCAGGCGAGCGGGATCGTCGTACTGAGGATTCGCGGGATCGTTGCCCATGCCGAAGATCGTCCGGTAATAGTCGATCAGGGCCGTTCGAAGTCCTTCCGAGTGAACGTAGCCGTCCACCAGCGTGTTGTATTCCGACGCCGGATCCGACGCCGCGATGAGAGCGTCGACATCGGCCGACGCGGGAAGAGCCAAATTCGCTTTGAGCGAAACGGCGCGAAGGGCCTGGAGGTACTGATCCGACGTAAAGGCTGAACTCAGTTTACCGTTCGGGGAGGTGCTCCCGGCTGTCGTCTCCGATTTGCTGCAGGCACCGAGCGCAAGGAAAGCGATCAGTGCGAAAATGGTGTGTCGTGATTCCATCAATTGAAACGCACCCCTCCGAACGTTCGTCGGACCCCCCTTACCTGCAAAGGCTGATCCAGATCAGCTTGTTCTAAAAATGGAGGCCTTTCAATAGGTTAAATGAACGCTTCGCGTTAAACCGCCCGCAATTTTTTCAATGATTCCCGTCACATTGTGAAAACTTTTCACGGCCGGGCTCGACGCGTCTAAAAGTGATAATCGTAAGCCAAGAAGAAATTGTGCGCGGCGGTGTCGGCGCTCCCGTCCGTTACCGCGTTGCCCACACGCGTTCCCGCACCCGTGAATTCGTATTTTTGGAGCCGGAGTTGATAGCCCGCGCCGATTCGATGCCGATATGTCGGGAGCCACGCCAAACCTACGGAGGGACCGTAACCGATATTCGCACTCGGGTCCGTTCCGGTCGCGTCCGAGGGATCCTCACTCACAAAATTCAAAATGAAGAGATCGAACCCTAGGTTGGCGACCAGATTTTTTGTCCTCGGGATTTCGATGTGCCCCTCGACTCCCGTCGTGACGCTCATCGTCTTCTGGGAGACATAAAGATTAATCGGGCCGGTATCGTTGTTCACGTCATCGCCGCTGAATTTGAAATACTGAAAACCGGCCGCCAGGCCTACGGAGTTGAGACTTTTCTGGGGATTAAAGCGATATTCGGTCAGCACCTTTCCCCACATATTGTCCGTGGAAGAGCTGGTCGAAGGAGACTGAAACGTCGCACCGGACGAATCCTGAAGGTTGGTCGTGTGGCGATAAAATCCGTGCTGATAAAAGAGTGAGCCGCCGATACGGAATTTTTCATCCGGCATGTTCCAAAACCAGTAACGCAGATCTACGTCGACGCCGAAGCCGGGGAGATTGTACGCAAACAGTTCACTCGGCGTGGCTCCACCGTTCTGAAGTTTGTAATGGTAGAGGAGATAGCCGACGCGAATCGCCGCCGACGCGCGATCTCCCAGGGGCGTGAGGAAATCTTGACGAGTCGGTGGTCGCTCGAAGTTCGCAGGCCGTCCGGGACCCTCCGCGTCGCTCGGTATTTGAGCAAATGTTTTATTGGCCGTTGCCGACGGCGAATTCGTTGTGGCCGGTGGCGGGACGGATCCCGAAGATTCAAAGAATTGGTCGAGGGGAGTCGGTGCTCCTCCGGCCGGAGCCGTCGGCGGAGAGGCTGAAGGAACGCTCGGAGTTGGATTGATTCGAGGGGATACCGGGGCCGGCGTCGTCACCGACGCCACCGGAGTTTTGGCCGGAGCCGCTTTCTTTGAGGCCACGACCGAGGCGGCAGCCGGCTTTTTCCAAGTGATAAGTTTGGCCGACACCCATCCGTCGAACGTAAACGCCGCGTCGAGGGCGACTTTGATTCGGAGCCAGCCTCCCCGCTGCTCGATCACGGTGACCGCTTTCCCCTTTTCAAGTGTGATGAGAATTTCGCTCTTCGTGTTGGGGTCGGATCGAACGGCGACATTGTTGCCGTTAACGGTTCCCTTCGTCTGTCCGAAGGCGACACCGCTGACGGCCAACATAGAAAGAAAAAACGAAGCCAGCGTTAGGCGCTTAAACAAGGAGGCGATCAATAATAGCTCCGGGGCCGCTATTATAACACCGGTTTATTATTTGCCTTTTGCTTTTTCATTCAACGCTTTGGAGAGGCGATTCGCCCGCACCAAAAGATCCCGAACTAATTCGACAAAATCCTTTTCGGGTATTCCGAAATAATCGTGCACACTATCGTTCCGAGCATTGATGAAATCGATCCATCGTTCCGGATCATCCAAAAGCTCGAGCTTCGCCGCCTGACGGATGGCCTCTTTGGGAGACGGTGCATCGAGTCCCTCGTCCTCCACGTAAGTCTTAAGGCGCCTCCAAAGATACTCCGTGAGAATTTCGAAGCTCTTTACAACCGCCAAAAAGCGCAGATCTCGATCGTCGTCATTTTTCGCATAAAACTCAACCGCCTTTTCCAACTGCAAAAGTGCGTTATGCAACTTTGTCGAAGGATTTCGCCGCATGCAGGACCCCTTTGAAGAATTGAAAGGCCTCGAAGCTTCCGGCCAGATGCGCAAGGCCCGGCGTCATTTCCTGAAGAAACCAAGTTGGAGCCTGGTCTAAATTCACAAGATCCACCCCATACGGAAAGTCTTCGACGAGATCGGATACCTCCGTCTTGATTCGCAGGTATTCCGAGGAAGTCACTTTTTGCTCACCTCCGGTGACCCCAACGTCCCAGTCCGAAAAGGGACGTTCCCGTTTTTCGGCGCGCGAACCAAACAAGAGGAACGCAAGGTTACGGTCCGATCGCCCTTGGATAACGGAGCGAAGAACATTCCGCAAATCGGAAAGTCCGGGGAAATCGGACTGAATGGCAAGTGCAACCGGATCAATCTTTAGAGTCGTTGCGATCTTCTCCATCGGGGCGGAGAAGACGGACTTTTTCCCACTCATGTACGCGTTCAACGTGTTTCTGTGAATCGCGGACTTCTGCGCAAAAGCTTGGACGCTTGAAAAACCCTGTTCTTTCAACAGCTTCCTAAACTTCTGTCGGTCAAGCACATACATGAACTCAGTATACCGAAGAGAATGCGATTTGACTAATTTATTTAGCGATATGCATATTTATTTGTGCACACCGAGCGCGCCGACGAGCAGTTCCCTTTGACGCGAGAGGGACGGATATTGCCTACTTCTTTCTCTTGGCTTCCGACTCTTTGGGCGTTGCGGTCGTCGCAACGGATGGCGTGCTGGCCGGAACCGCTGTCGCAGGGGCGGAAGCCGGCACCGCCGAGGCCGCGGCGCTCTTTGGCTGCGGTTTCCGGCCGGCGAAGAGGCTCTTTGCCGACCCGCGCGAGGAGAGATAGGCCAACGACAGACTCGTCACCATAAAGATAATCGCGCAAGAGACCGTGAGCTTGCTCAAGAACGTCGCGGCTCCGCGAGTTCCGAAAACGGTCTGGCTGGCGCCGCCGAAGCTCGCGCCGATGTCCGCCCCTTTTCCATGCTGAAGAAGAACGATGACAATCAAGAAGATACAGACCGAAACGTGAAGAATCGTCAGAAACAGAACCATGCCTACTCCTTGAAATGAATGATTTGGGAAAAGCTCTTGGGATCCAAGCTGGCTCCGCCCACGAGCGCGCCGTCGATATGCGGCTGTGCCATGAGATCTTTGATGTTTTCCGGCGTCACCGAACCGCCGTAAACGATCCGAATTTTGTGCGCCACGTCCCGCCGAAAGATCGCGGATAACTTTTCGAAGATGAATCCGTGAACTTCTTCGGCGGTTCCCGGCGAGGCCGTATCCCCCGTACCGATCGCCCAGACCGGTTCGTACGCCACCACTAAATCCTCCGCCTCGGCGTCGTTCACGCCGCGCAGCCCTTCCCGAAGCTGGGACTCAACCACGTCGAAGGTCTTTTTCTGTTCCCTCTCGGTTTCGGTTTCGCCCACGCACAAGATCGGTTTGAGCCCGTTGTCGATCGCCGCCTTCACCTTCTTGTTGACGATCAGATTCGTCTCACCGAAATGCTGGCGCCGCTCGGAATGGCCCACAATGACGTAGGTGCATCCGACGTCGACCAACATGGGCGGCGAGATCTCACCTGTGAAGGCCCCGCTGTCCTCATGGAAAACGTCCTGCGCCGCAATTTTGATCGGTGTTCCCTGCGCCGCAATCTCCGCGGGCTGAAGGGAAACAAACGGCGGGGCGACCGCCACTTCAATTTCCTGTTTTCCGGACAAAAGGGCCTTGAGTTCCGTGACGAGACGGATCGTCTCCGTCGCGGTCTTATTCATCTTCCAATTGCCGATGATGATTCTCTGTTTCATGGCGGGCGCGGGAGTCTACACCGCCAGTGCCGTGAGTCCAGGCAAACCGTTTCCCTCAAGATATTCAAGGGTTGCGCCTCCTCCGGTGGAGACATGGGTCATGCGGTCGGCCATCCCGACTCTCGCGACGGCCGCCGCGGAATCTCCTCCCCCTACAACCCGAATCGAGGAAAATTCTCCAAGAATTCGAGCCAGGCCGTTCGTTCCGGCATCAAAAGGAGGCTTCTCAAAAAGCCCCAACGGACCGTTCCAAAAGATCGTTTTTGCATCCTGAAGCGCTTGGCCGTAAAGGCGAACCGTTTCGGGTCCGACGTCCAGCCCCGTGGCGTCGTCCGGAATCTCCTGCCCTTGAATCGTTTTCGGTTCGCCGGGATTCTCGATGCTGTTGCCAACGACAAAATCTTTCGGAAGCAATACCTGAACGTTTCTTGTCTTGGCCTGTTCGAGAATCCGCTTCGCCCGATCCAGCTGGCCGTTCTCGACCAGCGACTTGCCGATCCCGTGTCCCGTCGCCTTCAAAAACGTGAAGACCATGGCTCCGCCCAAGAGGATCCGATCGACGTATCGCAAGAGGTTCTCCACCACTTTGATCTTGTCGGACACCTTGGCTCCGCCCAGGACGACGGCGAACGGCCGCTGCGGCGAGGAAACCAACGGGGCCAGAAACTGAAGTTCTTTTTCCACGAGAAATCCGGCGGCCCGTTGATCGAACAGGCGCGGAAGCGCGTCGGTCGATGCGTGCGCGCGATGGAGAGAGCCGAAAGCATCGGTGACGTAAACCTGACGCTGGTGGCGGAGTTCCGCCGCGAACTTCGGATCGTTTTTCTCTTCTTCGGCGTGGAAGCGGAGATTTTCGAGCAGCACCACATCCTCCGATTTTTGTGTGGCCAGAATGCCGCGAACGCCGTCCCCAATACAATTGTCGGGGACAATCACCTCGCCGGAGATCAGGCGGGCGAGCGCCTCCGCCACAGGGACCAAGGAATATTTCGGATCGGGCTTTCCTTTCGGGCGTCCCAAATGCGAAGCCATCACCACACGGGCCTTTTTGTCCACGAGGTACTTCAGTGTCGGCAGCATTCCCCGGATACGGGTGTCGTCGGTGACCCGTCCATCCTGAATCGGAACATTGAGGTCGGCCCGAAGGAAGACCGTCTTGCCGCCCACCTCCACCTCTTTGAGGGTCCGGATTTTTCCTTGCGCCAGCTGAATCGCCATAGCCACCCCCTCAATTACGACACCACCACAAAATCGATCTTGCCGTACGGTATGAAGATCCGTTCGAACGGGAGTTCGCTCTCGGTCAGCTTCATGTTGCTTAGCTCTTCCGCCTTCACCAAGAGACCCGCCCGCTTTTCCCGAAGCACGACGCCCGAGATCCGAACCGCGTTTTCGAGAAGCTCGCGCTCTTCATTGTTGAACACGTAGCGGAACCGAAACAGCGGCGTGTTGAGGAAGATCTCCACCCGTTTTCCGTCCAAATATTCGCGCTCTTCCCGGTGCTCCGCCATCGCGGGACGATCTATCGGAACTGGGGGGATCTGGCAAGAACGCTTCAGCGAGCGAGCCACTCGGCGGCCGCGAGCGTCGCGAGCGCCAGCAAAACGGATATCGGCGCGCGATGCTCCGTTAATTTTTTGACCCATGGGTGAACGGCGGGGTGACGCGCGTCATGGATTTTCCGTTCCTGTTCTTCCTTCCATTTCAGAACGACGATGTTCGTCGGTTCGTCCAGGCCGAAAAATCGCTCGGCGGGGAACAGAACTTTCAAGAATTGAGCGATATGTTTTCCGCTTGCGTCCGGGTATTCGTCGGAGAGAACATTCTGAAGCCCGTGACCGAGCTTTTCGGCCGACGCGTATCTCCGATGCGGCTCTTTGGCCAACGCTTTCGACAACACCGATTCGAGTGCGGGCGAGACCAAGGAATTCAACGGACGGATCGGCGGAATATCGCATTTTCGAACCGCCATAAGCGTATCGACTTCCTTTTCCCGGAGAAAAAGCCTGCGGGACGTAAGAATCTCCCACAAGACGACTCCCAAGCTGAATACATCCGAACGTTTGTCCGTGGGAACGCCGCTCGCCTGCTCGGGCGACATATAGCTGAATTTTCCCCGAATGATTCCCGGCTGCGTCTGGATGCCCTTGTTCTGGGCGTCCGCGATGCCGAAATCGGCGATCTTGGCGACGCAGTCCCGTGTCACCAAAACATTGGGCGGGCTGATATCGCGGTGAACGATTCCGAGCGGGCGGTCGAATCGGTCCGTTTTTGCATGGGCGTAAGCGAGCCCCTCACAGACATCCACGCCGATCAAAAGGGCGTCCTCAATCGGAAACGGAACGCCCAGCTCGATCTGCCGTTTGATGATCGTCGACAGCGGTTTTCCGTCCACCCACTCCATCGAAAAGAAATAGGTGTCCTCGATCTTCCCGAAGTCGAGAAGTTGGACGATATTGGGATGCCGAAGCGTGACGACGATCCGCGCCTCGTCGAGAAACATCTGCACGAATTTCGGCTGCGAGGCGTACTCCGGCAGGATCATTTTGATGGCAACCGGTTCGCCCGGTTCGGAGAAGGCGCGGTAAATCTCCGCCATCCCTCCGATGGCGATCTTCCGTTCAATCCAGTATTTGCCGAAGCGTTGCACGGCTCATCTTTCTATGTGGCCTAATTTTACTATACAACTGGGCTGGTCCGGCGCAACCAATTGAAATGTCAGGTATAAATTTCTAGGGTTGGGCGACTACGGATGCGTGATCGACTTTTCGTCGAGAACCTTGGCGAACTTGACCTTTTCGGCGGCGATCTCGCGAAGCGCCGTCACGATGATCTTGTTCTTCGATCGGACGAGGGGACTGGAGCCCTTGACCAGTTGGCGGGCCCGTTCGGCAGCCAAATGGACGAGACCGAACCGGCTTTCGACTTTTTCCAAGCAGTCTTGAATCGTGATCCGTGCCATGGGAGAGGGAGAGATACCGGTAAGTGCCGCCGGCTGTCAAGCCGCCCAAGCTCCGGGTCCGTTCAACGGCCTGCCAGAATCTGTATTAATGAGCGCCGCCGGGCTAACTCCAGCCGTTCGGCCTGGATAATGATATGAAGGTCCGTGACGGCATTGTGAATCCGTTCGTTGACCACGACGTAATCGTACCACCGCATGGCGCGAATCTCGGACTTTGCGGCGCGAAGGCGCCGCTTCATCTCTGTAACGCCCTCGCCTCCCCTTCGGGAGATGCGCCGCTTAAGTTCCAAAAGACTGGGCGGAACGATCAGTATGAATACGGCGTTTCGAAACTTCTTTCGGATCGACCGCGCTCCTTGCGCTTCAATGACCAAGACCGCGTCTTTTCCTTTTCGAAGAATGCCGTCGATGGTTCGTTTGGACGTTCCGTACAGGTCTCCGTACACCCTCGCCCATTCCACGAACGACTTCTTTGAAATCATTCGCTGGAACACGGTTTTGGAAATAAAAAAATAGTCTCTTCCGTCTCTTTCCCCGGAGCGGGGGGAACGCGTGGTGTGCGATATCGTTTTGTGAATGCGCCGGTCCTTCCGAAGGAGGCGCTTCACAAGCGTTGTTTTTCCCGCACCGGATGGCGCGGAAACCACAAACAGAATACCGCTATTCCAGGTTCTGGGCCTGCTCACGGATCTTTTCAACCTCCGCTTTTACCAAAATCACGTCTCCGGTGATATCGAGATCGGGCGACTTGGAACCGATCGTGTTGATCTCGCGGTTCATTTCCTGGAGCAGGAAGTCGATTTCCCGCCCGACGCTCCCTTTCGAACCCAAAAGCTCCTCCAGTCTTTTCAAGTGGCTCTTCAAGCGGACGACCTCTTCCGTGACATCGTCTTTTTCCACCAGCAAAGCCAGCTCGACGTTCACGCGGTCCCAGGCAATCTCTTTGCCGTTTAAGAGCTCCGTCGCACGCGTTCGCATCCGATCGATTCGTATTCGACCCGCCTCCCCTATTTGATGCGAAACCCTTTCCACCGCCCGTTCGATGGTCTGCCTCCGGCGGCCGATATCCGCCACCAGCGCTTTCCCCTCTCGCCACCGGAATTCGCGCAGTTTTTCCAGCGCTCCCCTGGCCGCTTTCTGAAAAAGCCGGGATGCATCCGATCCAAAGGGAGACCGGTCATCGCGCGAGGATGCGAGGGCGACCGCTGTTTCGAGCAAAACGGGTGTCGGAATTCCAAGTTTCTTTCGAAGCCGCTCCAGCTCCCGCCAGCGCCCGATGACCACCGGCTCCGAAAACCCGTTGTTCTTTCGCGCGGCGAGCGGCTCGGCTTTCAAAACTAGATCGATTTTCCCGCGGGAAAATTCCTTTCTCACGAGCCCCGCCAGGTCGTGCTCGAGTTCCAGAAGCTCTTTGGGGGCCTGGATTCGAACGTCACAGAATCGATTGTTCACCGAACGCGCCTCCACGACGTAGCGATATTCTTTCCCTTTCGCCACGCCGCGGCCGAATCCGGTCATGCTGGACGCCATGCCGAGATCCTATCCCGGATTATTCGCGAAGGAAACGCTGAGTTTGCCGCATCTCTGCGTTGGACGCCTGCGAGCGGTCCTCATTTACGTTTCTTGTAAACTCCGGTCCGTTCTCGGCGCCCGCCTTAACCTGCGTCAAACTGAGCGTTTCGAAGTAACTCGATGCGTCGCGGCCTAATCCGCCGTTCTCTTCGGCACAAGAATCACAAACGCGATCGCCTGGTCGTCGGTGTGGGAGAGCGACACGAGCGGCCGATATCGCGAAAAGAAACGACGTACCGACGAACTCTTGGAACGCGGGCGGAAAGAGGGCGCGCCGTCTTTGTCGTTCCGAACCTCGGCGTCCGTCACATGGAGAGGCAAGATTCCGCGCGCGGCCTTGACGAGGGCCTCTTTCGCACAGAACCGGACCGCAAAATGCGGCGCCGGATCGCGGAAAGAAGCGCAGTATTTCATTTCGTCGTTTGAAAAGAGCCGTTCGTAGAAACGGCGGTGCCGGGACACCTTTCGCGACCGAAACGAAGAGACCGACTCGATGTCCACGCCGATTCCGACAGGCGCCGGATTCATCGAGCCGCGGAAGCCATCGCGGGGACCGGCGTCGCTTCGTCGATCAGCATGACGGGGATATCGTCCTCAATCCGGTAGCGAAGATTGCACGCACCGCAATCCAATGCGCTCTGTTCCGGATGATATTGGAGATCCCCCTTGCATTTCGGACAGACCAGAATGTCCAAGAGGTCTTTCGCCAGCATGCGCGTCACCTTAACGCGATTCTCGGGGGAAATATAGGGACACACAACTGGACCCGAATTATTTGGGAAAGAATGGAATGAATTCGGGTCCGGTCGTGTGTCCCCCGAATATGAACTGTATGTTATTGATTTCACCGGTACTATTACAGCCGTGCCGCATGCCGTGAAAATCGGCCGAAACGTGAGAATCGGCGAAAATTGTTCGATCGGCCGCTGCAAGGTCGGGGACAACGTCACGATCGCGCGCGGGAGTGTGATCGAAGACGGTGCCACGATTCACGACGGCGCGCGTCTGGCCGCACATTGTGTCGTCGGATCGGGCGCTACGATCGGCTCCCACGCACGATTGGGTGAGGGGTGCGTCGTGGAAGCCGGCGCCCGGGTCGACCGTCATTCCCGCGCCGCCGCCGGCGCAATCATCAAGCGAGGCTAACTCTGCCTCGACTTCCGAACTACCTCCTGGGCGCAGCGTTGGCCGCGGCTACGTTCTTCTATGGTGGAGACGGAGCCCCATTTCTTATACATGGCCTGATCGCCGCCGCGGCGCTGGCCGCCTTTTTCATTTGGCCGAAGGAGGAACAACCCACATGGCCATTCGCCAACCCGGCTTCCCGATTGATCCTCGTTTTGCTGATCGGCTTTGCCCTTCAAGCATATGGATCGCCGAATCGATGGGAGTGGATTCAATCCATCTTGTGGGCCGTCGATGCCCTCCTTCTCGTCGCGCTCTTTCGAACTCCTTCTTCCCGGAAACCGTCCGCAAAAGTCGTTGTGGCAGCCCTTCTCGCCGTCTGCCTCCTGGAAGTCCTCCTGCTTCCCTTTGCCCCGTTGATCGATTTCACGCGGGCCGGCACGTTCGTCAACGCCAACCATACGGCGGCTTTGCTGACGTTCGGGTTTTGGCTTGCGTTTCGCACCAGCCGTCCGCTCTTTTTCGGCGACCACGAACAAAGCGCGAACTGGCGGACACTTCTGACCTCCGTTCTCGCCTGCGGCGTGATCCTCTGTTTCTCGATGGGCGCCACGCTCGCTCTCGCTCTCGCCAGCGTTCTGTTCCTCCTGCGGAATCACATTAAGCCGAAAATTACCGTACCGGTCGTCTTCCTGATCCTCCTCGGCGTTCAAATCCACTTCGCCTACGTTGAAGAGGAGACCGCCGGAAAAATCCTCGCCGCCGTCGCCCCGACCAAGGTAAATGACGATACCCGCCGGGGGATGACCCGGGC
This window harbors:
- a CDS encoding helix-turn-helix domain-containing protein, whose product is MYVLDRQKFRKLLKEQGFSSVQAFAQKSAIHRNTLNAYMSGKKSVFSAPMEKIATTLKIDPVALAIQSDFPGLSDLRNVLRSVIQGRSDRNLAFLLFGSRAEKRERPFSDWDVGVTGGEQKVTSSEYLRIKTEVSDLVEDFPYGVDLVNLDQAPTWFLQEMTPGLAHLAGSFEAFQFFKGVLHAAKSFDKVA
- the secG gene encoding preprotein translocase subunit SecG, which codes for MVLFLTILHVSVCIFLIVIVLLQHGKGADIGASFGGASQTVFGTRGAATFLSKLTVSCAIIFMVTSLSLAYLSSRGSAKSLFAGRKPQPKSAAASAVPASAPATAVPASTPSVATTATPKESEAKRKK
- a CDS encoding phosphoglycerate kinase produces the protein MAIQLAQGKIRTLKEVEVGGKTVFLRADLNVPIQDGRVTDDTRIRGMLPTLKYLVDKKARVVMASHLGRPKGKPDPKYSLVPVAEALARLISGEVIVPDNCIGDGVRGILATQKSEDVVLLENLRFHAEEEKNDPKFAAELRHQRQVYVTDAFGSLHRAHASTDALPRLFDQRAAGFLVEKELQFLAPLVSSPQRPFAVVLGGAKVSDKIKVVENLLRYVDRILLGGAMVFTFLKATGHGIGKSLVENGQLDRAKRILEQAKTRNVQVLLPKDFVVGNSIENPGEPKTIQGQEIPDDATGLDVGPETVRLYGQALQDAKTIFWNGPLGLFEKPPFDAGTNGLARILGEFSSIRVVGGGDSAAAVARVGMADRMTHVSTGGGATLEYLEGNGLPGLTALAV
- a CDS encoding DapH/DapD/GlmU-related protein yields the protein MPHAVKIGRNVRIGENCSIGRCKVGDNVTIARGSVIEDGATIHDGARLAAHCVVGSGATIGSHARLGEGCVVEAGARVDRHSRAAAGAIIKRG
- a CDS encoding YicC/YloC family endoribonuclease, which codes for MASSMTGFGRGVAKGKEYRYVVEARSVNNRFCDVRIQAPKELLELEHDLAGLVRKEFSRGKIDLVLKAEPLAARKNNGFSEPVVIGRWRELERLRKKLGIPTPVLLETAVALASSRDDRSPFGSDASRLFQKAARGALEKLREFRWREGKALVADIGRRRQTIERAVERVSHQIGEAGRIRIDRMRTRATELLNGKEIAWDRVNVELALLVEKDDVTEEVVRLKSHLKRLEELLGSKGSVGREIDFLLQEMNREINTIGSKSPDLDITGDVILVKAEVEKIREQAQNLE
- a CDS encoding SH3 domain-containing protein: MIASLFKRLTLASFFLSMLAVSGVAFGQTKGTVNGNNVAVRSDPNTKSEILITLEKGKAVTVIEQRGGWLRIKVALDAAFTFDGWVSAKLITWKKPAAASVVASKKAAPAKTPVASVTTPAPVSPRINPTPSVPSASPPTAPAGGAPTPLDQFFESSGSVPPPATTNSPSATANKTFAQIPSDAEGPGRPANFERPPTRQDFLTPLGDRASAAIRVGYLLYHYKLQNGGATPSELFAYNLPGFGVDVDLRYWFWNMPDEKFRIGGSLFYQHGFYRHTTNLQDSSGATFQSPSTSSSTDNMWGKVLTEYRFNPQKSLNSVGLAAGFQYFKFSGDDVNNDTGPINLYVSQKTMSVTTGVEGHIEIPRTKNLVANLGFDLFILNFVSEDPSDATGTDPSANIGYGPSVGLAWLPTYRHRIGAGYQLRLQKYEFTGAGTRVGNAVTDGSADTAAHNFFLAYDYHF
- a CDS encoding holo-ACP synthase translates to MNPAPVGIGVDIESVSSFRSRKVSRHRRFYERLFSNDEMKYCASFRDPAPHFAVRFCAKEALVKAARGILPLHVTDAEVRNDKDGAPSFRPRSKSSSVRRFFSRYRPLVSLSHTDDQAIAFVILVPKRTAD
- the gmk gene encoding guanylate kinase, translating into MVSAPSGAGKTTLVKRLLRKDRRIHKTISHTTRSPRSGERDGRDYFFISKTVFQRMISKKSFVEWARVYGDLYGTSKRTIDGILRKGKDAVLVIEAQGARSIRKKFRNAVFILIVPPSLLELKRRISRRGGEGVTEMKRRLRAAKSEIRAMRWYDYVVVNERIHNAVTDLHIIIQAERLELARRRSLIQILAGR
- the tpiA gene encoding triose-phosphate isomerase, with the protein product MKQRIIIGNWKMNKTATETIRLVTELKALLSGKQEIEVAVAPPFVSLQPAEIAAQGTPIKIAAQDVFHEDSGAFTGEISPPMLVDVGCTYVIVGHSERRQHFGETNLIVNKKVKAAIDNGLKPILCVGETETEREQKKTFDVVESQLREGLRGVNDAEAEDLVVAYEPVWAIGTGDTASPGTAEEVHGFIFEKLSAIFRRDVAHKIRIVYGGSVTPENIKDLMAQPHIDGALVGGASLDPKSFSQIIHFKE
- a CDS encoding nucleotidyltransferase substrate binding protein, whose product is MRRNPSTKLHNALLQLEKAVEFYAKNDDDRDLRFLAVVKSFEILTEYLWRRLKTYVEDEGLDAPSPKEAIRQAAKLELLDDPERWIDFINARNDSVHDYFGIPEKDFVELVRDLLVRANRLSKALNEKAKGK
- a CDS encoding Trm112 family protein, with amino-acid sequence MLAKDLLDILVCPKCKGDLQYHPEQSALDCGACNLRYRIEDDIPVMLIDEATPVPAMASAAR
- the rpoZ gene encoding DNA-directed RNA polymerase subunit omega, whose protein sequence is MARITIQDCLEKVESRFGLVHLAAERARQLVKGSSPLVRSKNKIIVTALREIAAEKVKFAKVLDEKSITHP
- a CDS encoding serine/threonine-protein kinase; this encodes MQRFGKYWIERKIAIGGMAEIYRAFSEPGEPVAIKMILPEYASQPKFVQMFLDEARIVVTLRHPNIVQLLDFGKIEDTYFFSMEWVDGKPLSTIIKRQIELGVPFPIEDALLIGVDVCEGLAYAHAKTDRFDRPLGIVHRDISPPNVLVTRDCVAKIADFGIADAQNKGIQTQPGIIRGKFSYMSPEQASGVPTDKRSDVFSLGVVLWEILTSRRLFLREKEVDTLMAVRKCDIPPIRPLNSLVSPALESVLSKALAKEPHRRYASAEKLGHGLQNVLSDEYPDASGKHIAQFLKVLFPAERFFGLDEPTNIVVLKWKEEQERKIHDARHPAVHPWVKKLTEHRAPISVLLALATLAAAEWLAR